A genomic segment from Osmerus mordax isolate fOsmMor3 chromosome 5, fOsmMor3.pri, whole genome shotgun sequence encodes:
- the LOC136942992 gene encoding histone H2B: MPEPAKSAPKKGSKKAVSKTAAKGGKKRRKSRKESYAIYVYKVLKQVHPDTGISSKAMGIMNSFVNDIFERIAGESSRLAHYNKRSTITSREIQTAVRLLLPGELAKHAVSEGTKAVTKYTSSK; the protein is encoded by the coding sequence ATGCCTGAGCCAGCAAAGTCCGCGCCCAAGAAGGGCTCCAAGAAAGCCGTTTCCAAGACTGCCGCAAAGGGCGGGAAAAAGCGTAGAAAGTCCAGGAAGGAGAGCTACGCCATCTACGTGTACAAGGTACTGAAACAGGTCCACCCCGACACCGGCATCTCCTCCAAGGCCATGGGAATCATGAATTCCTTCGTCAACGACATTTTCGAGCGTATCGCCGGAGAGTCGTCTCGCCTGGCTCACTACAACAAGCGATCAACCATCACCTCCAGGGAGATCCAGACCGCTGTCCGCCTTCTGCTCCCCGGTGAGTTGGCCAAGCACGCCGTGTCCGAGGGAACCAAGGCCGTGACCAAGTACACCAGCTCTAAGTAA
- the LOC136942708 gene encoding histone H4 produces MSGRGKGGKGLGKGGAKRHRKVLRDNIQGITKPAIRRLARRGGVKRISGLIYEETRGVLKVFLENVIRDAVTYTEHAKRKTVTAMDVVYALKRQGRTLYGFGG; encoded by the coding sequence ATGTCAGGAAGAGGCAAAGGAGGTAAAGGACTCGGCAAAGGAGGCGCCAAGCGTCATCGCAAGGTTCTCCGtgataacatccagggcatcacCAAGCCCGCCATCCGCCGCCTGGCTCGCCGCGGTGGCGTGAAGCGTATTTCAGGCTTAATCTACGAAGAGACACGCGGTGTGCTGAAGGTGTTCCTGGAGAACGTCATCCGTGACGCTGTGACTTACACAGAACACGCCAAAAGAAAGACCGTGACCGCCATGGACGTGGTCTACGCTCTGAAGCGCCAGGGACGTACTCTGTACGGCTTCGGCGGTTAA
- the LOC136942837 gene encoding histone H2A produces the protein MSGRGKTGGKARAKAKTRSSRAGLQFPVGRVHRLLRKGNYAQRVGAGAPVYLAAVLEYLTAEILELAGNAARDNKKTRIIPRHLQLAVRNDEELNKLLGGVTIAQGGVLPNIQAVLLPKKTEKAVKAK, from the coding sequence ATGAGCGGAAGAGGCAAAACCGGAGGCAAAGCCAGGGCTAAGGCCAAGACTAGGTCTTCACGCGCCGGGCTCCAGTTCCCCGTGGGTCGTGTTCACAGGCTTCTCCGCAAGGGAAACTATGCGCAGCGTGTGGGAGCTGGCGCACCAGTCTACCTGGCAGCTGTGCTCGAGTACCTCACCGCTGAGATCCTGGAGTTGGCCGGCAACGCCGCTCGTGACAACAAGAAGACTCGTATCATCCCCCGTCACCTACAGTTGGCCGTCCGCAACGACGAGGAGCTCAACAAACTTCTCGGTGGCGTTACGATCGCTCAAGGTGGAGTGCTGCCCAACATCCAGGCGGTTCTTCTCCCCAAGAAGACCGAGAAGGCCGTTAAGGCCAAGTAA
- the LOC136942834 gene encoding histone H3-like, with protein sequence MARTKQTARKSTGGKAPRKQLATKAARKSAPATGGVKKPHLTSINYRYRPGTVALREIRRYQKSTELLIRKLPFQRLVREIAQDFKTDLRFQSSAVMALQEASEAYLVGLFEDTNLCAIHAKRVTIMPKDIQLARRIRGERA encoded by the exons ATGGCTAGAACCAAGCAGACCGCTCGTAAATCCACCGGTGGCAAAGCCCCGAGGAAGCAGCTCGCCACCAAAGCCGCTCGTAAGAGTGCACCTGCCACCGGTGGCGTGAAGAAACCTCATC TTACCTCCATTAACTATCGTTACAGGCCCGGCACCGTGGCTCTGAGAGAGATCCGTCGTTACCAGAAGTCCACTGAACTGCTTATTCGCAAGCTGCCTTTCCAGCGCCTGGTGAGGGAAATCGCCCAGGACTTCAAGACTGACCTGCGTTTCCAGAGCTCCGCTGTGATGGCTCTGCAGGAGGCCAGCGAGGCTTACCTGGTCGGTCTGTTCGAAGACACCAACCTGTGCGCCATCCACGCCAAGAGGGTCACCATCATGCCCAAGGACATCCAGCTGGCCCGCCGCATCCGCGGAGAGCGCGCCTAA